A window of the Linepithema humile isolate Giens D197 chromosome 4, Lhum_UNIL_v1.0, whole genome shotgun sequence genome harbors these coding sequences:
- the LOC105669898 gene encoding uncharacterized protein: MDTTLASTVLTTAPTMTTTAPTMTTAPTTITTASTLTSTSTSTAPMATAAMDTASTAPTATTTSAAPMDTATTTSAATPMATAMSTNITLNMEQLGQLIAAVTAARGRGRGGRGGRGGRRGRGTRGGRGRGRGRGRGGGKQINYNFYTTN; the protein is encoded by the exons ATGGATACAAca ctAGCATCGACAGTACTGACGACGGCGCCGACGATGACAACGACGGCGCCGACGATGACAACGGCGCCGACGACGATAACGACGGCGTCGACATTGACATCGACATCGACATCGACAGCACCGATGGCAACGGCGGCGATGGACACGGCATCGACAGCACCGACGGCAACGACGACTTCGGCGGCGCCGATGGACACGGCAACGACGACGTCGGCGGCGACACCGATGGCAACGGCGATGtcgacaaatattacattaaat atgGAACAATTGGGACAACTAATAGCGGCTGTTACGGCCGCAAGAGgacgaggaagaggaggaagaggaggaagaggaggaagaagaggaagaggaacaagaggaggaagaggaagaggccGAGgcagaggaagaggaggagggaaacaaataaactataatttttatacaactaattaa
- the LOC136999730 gene encoding uncharacterized protein, with amino-acid sequence MQTEEKLSSGTLPSQPPLSSQSPLPSQPPLPSQPPLPSQPPLPSQPPLPSQPPLPSQPPLPSQPPLPSQPPLPSQPPLPSQSPPMLPETSGGITLIQPRTDDVTLSV; translated from the coding sequence ATGCAGACGGAAGAAAAGCTGTCTTCTGGAACACTGCCGTCGCAGCCTCCACTGTCTTCGCAGTCGCCACTGCCGTCGCAGCCGCCACTGCCGTCGCAGCCGCCACTGCCGTCGCAGCCTCCACTGCCGTCGCAGCCGCCACTGCCTTCACAGCCGCCACTGCCTTCACAGCCGCCACTGCCTTCGCAGCCGCCACTGCCTTCGCAGCCTCCACTGCCGTCGCAGCCGCCACTGCCTTCGCAGTCGCCACCAAtgctgccagaaacgagcggcggcatcacactaatacaaccgagaaccgatgacgtcaccctatccgtgtga